In Chlorogloeopsis sp. ULAP01, the following are encoded in one genomic region:
- the pgmB gene encoding beta-phosphoglucomutase: MDIKAHSQHLTYTDWTVSETHLDPERFNSRETTFTIGNGYLGTRGSFEEGYSRAVPATLIHGVYDEVPIVYTELANCPDWLPLVVIVDGDRFRMERGEILSYERQLDVQRGVLSRKVRWRSPSDKIVDIVFERFASIADQHVLGLCCQVTPVDSESAIEVQASINGYPENQGFNHWELLDQGKVEHGVWLNLRTRSSRIQLGMATGIEVSGAKASVQVTNPPGYPTLTASFLASPGQTVTVEKLVTVFTSLECENPVEVACEKLTQLPEYSSLLDAHVQAWDEVWQKSDIVIEGDVTAQLAVRYNLFQLLICAPRNNDRVSIPAKTLSGFGYRGHIFWDTEIFILPFFIYTQPELARNMLSYRYHTLPGAQRKAVHYGYKGAMYAWESAETGDEVTPRWLPPNDFYGEDIRIWCRDREIHISADVAYATWFYWQATGDNEWMRECGAEIILDTAIFWGSRVEYNTKYERYEIREVIGADEYHEFVHNNTFTNRMVQWHLEKALYIYDWLGNKFPDKLNELDQKLNLSSGRRSRWSDIITNIWIPYDESTGLIEQFEGFFQLQDINLEEYEPRTKSMQAILGIEEGNKRQVLKQPDVLMLLYLMRQSQEFPYSQKTLEKNWDYYAPRTDISYGSSLGPAIHAILASDLGKTAEAYERFMQAALVDLEDVRGNAADGIHGASAGGVWQAVVLGFGGIQIGNDEPVAHPHLPPGWRRLKFNFLWRGKWHTFDLRPQEDTETRRHADMEEIGHGDTETRRHGDINREELSASSSQSSDIRGFIFDLDGVLTDTAEYHYLAWQKLADEEGLLFNREANEALRGVSRRESLLRIVGDKHYPEEKLQEMMDRKNQYYVDSIENISPKDLLPGVLTLLDELRQAGIKIALGSASKNARPVVEKLGIANRIDAIADGYSVQRPKPAPDLFLYAANQLGLEPAQCVVVEDAEAGIEAALAAGMWTVGLGPISRVGEAHVVLPNLADTDWTQLRAKLSDVATQQQQKARV; encoded by the coding sequence ATGGATATAAAAGCCCATTCCCAGCATTTAACGTATACAGACTGGACTGTCAGTGAAACTCACCTCGATCCAGAGCGGTTTAACTCTCGCGAAACAACTTTTACGATTGGTAACGGTTACCTGGGAACGCGGGGCAGCTTTGAGGAAGGCTATTCTCGTGCAGTGCCAGCTACCTTGATCCACGGTGTCTATGATGAAGTTCCGATTGTCTACACAGAACTCGCTAACTGCCCAGACTGGTTGCCACTGGTAGTAATTGTAGATGGCGATCGCTTCCGCATGGAACGAGGCGAGATCTTAAGTTACGAACGGCAGTTGGATGTGCAACGGGGTGTTCTCAGCCGTAAAGTGCGTTGGCGCAGTCCTAGTGATAAGATAGTTGACATTGTTTTTGAGCGCTTTGCAAGCATTGCAGATCAACACGTCCTTGGATTGTGCTGTCAGGTAACACCAGTAGATAGCGAGAGTGCGATTGAAGTTCAAGCTAGTATTAATGGTTACCCAGAAAATCAGGGATTCAACCACTGGGAATTATTAGATCAGGGTAAGGTAGAACACGGAGTTTGGTTAAATCTCCGCACTCGTTCCTCCCGAATTCAACTGGGCATGGCAACAGGAATCGAAGTATCGGGAGCAAAAGCCTCCGTACAAGTCACCAATCCACCAGGTTATCCGACATTAACTGCGTCTTTTTTGGCTTCTCCAGGGCAAACTGTGACAGTAGAGAAACTAGTTACAGTTTTTACTTCGCTCGAATGTGAAAACCCAGTCGAAGTAGCTTGTGAAAAACTTACTCAATTGCCAGAGTACTCTAGTTTACTTGATGCTCATGTTCAAGCTTGGGATGAAGTTTGGCAAAAAAGCGACATTGTGATTGAGGGAGATGTCACAGCTCAGTTAGCTGTCCGCTACAATCTATTTCAATTATTAATTTGCGCTCCCCGTAACAATGACAGAGTCAGTATTCCAGCGAAAACACTTTCTGGATTTGGCTATCGCGGTCATATATTTTGGGATACAGAAATTTTTATACTTCCCTTCTTTATCTACACTCAACCCGAATTAGCACGTAATATGTTGAGTTACCGCTATCATACCCTACCAGGAGCGCAGCGCAAGGCAGTACATTACGGGTATAAAGGAGCAATGTATGCATGGGAAAGTGCGGAAACTGGCGATGAAGTCACACCCCGGTGGTTGCCCCCAAACGATTTTTATGGTGAAGACATTCGGATTTGGTGCCGCGATCGCGAAATTCATATTAGTGCTGATGTTGCCTACGCTACATGGTTTTATTGGCAAGCAACTGGTGATAATGAGTGGATGCGGGAGTGTGGGGCTGAGATCATTCTAGACACTGCCATATTCTGGGGTAGCCGGGTTGAATACAACACCAAATACGAACGCTATGAAATTCGGGAGGTAATTGGTGCGGATGAATATCACGAATTTGTCCATAACAACACCTTTACTAACCGGATGGTGCAATGGCATCTCGAAAAAGCACTTTATATTTACGATTGGCTAGGTAATAAATTTCCTGACAAACTTAATGAACTCGATCAAAAACTAAATTTGAGTTCAGGAAGGCGATCGCGTTGGAGCGATATTATTACCAATATTTGGATTCCCTACGACGAATCTACCGGATTGATTGAACAATTCGAGGGATTTTTCCAACTCCAAGATATCAATCTAGAAGAATACGAGCCGCGTACCAAGTCCATGCAAGCTATCTTGGGTATCGAAGAAGGCAACAAGCGACAGGTACTCAAACAACCAGATGTGTTAATGCTGCTGTATCTGATGCGGCAATCCCAGGAGTTTCCCTACAGCCAAAAAACCTTAGAAAAAAACTGGGATTACTACGCACCCCGCACTGATATTTCCTACGGTTCATCTCTAGGCCCGGCAATTCACGCTATTTTAGCCTCAGACTTGGGCAAAACCGCAGAAGCTTACGAAAGATTTATGCAGGCAGCATTAGTGGATCTAGAAGATGTCCGGGGTAATGCTGCTGATGGTATTCATGGTGCTAGTGCTGGTGGTGTTTGGCAAGCTGTAGTTTTGGGTTTTGGCGGAATTCAAATCGGAAATGATGAACCCGTAGCTCATCCCCACCTACCTCCTGGTTGGAGGCGTCTAAAGTTCAATTTTCTTTGGCGAGGGAAGTGGCATACATTTGATTTGCGTCCACAAGAGGATACGGAGACACGGAGACACGCAGATATGGAAGAAATAGGACACGGAGACACGGAGACACGGAGACACGGGGACATAAACAGAGAAGAACTCTCCGCGTCTTCTTCCCAATCTTCAGACATTAGAGGATTCATTTTTGATCTAGATGGTGTATTAACAGATACAGCAGAATATCACTATCTTGCTTGGCAAAAACTCGCAGATGAAGAAGGTTTGCTCTTTAATCGAGAAGCTAACGAAGCATTGCGGGGAGTATCTCGTCGAGAATCGCTATTAAGAATAGTGGGAGACAAACATTATCCAGAAGAAAAACTCCAAGAGATGATGGATCGCAAGAACCAATATTATGTAGATTCAATCGAAAACATCTCGCCCAAAGATTTGTTACCTGGCGTACTCACCTTACTCGATGAATTGCGCCAAGCCGGGATCAAAATTGCCCTTGGTTCCGCCAGCAAAAATGCTCGTCCCGTTGTTGAGAAACTAGGCATTGCTAATCG
- a CDS encoding sucrose synthase, producing MHELVQTVLNSEEKTALRYLISELNALGKRYFLRNEILQAFAEYCHQSQKPAYFFHSSSLGRLIHYTHEILLEDDSAWFLLRPRIASQEVWRLSENMNSFEQMPPQALLDARDRFVNRYQSEILNIDFGPFYRAFPSIDDPRNIGQGLAFLNRYLCSQVVIDRQYWFEVLYEALCRLSYNGTPLLTSDRIRSGTQLCKQIKQAIKLIRKLPPEEPYENFRQNLQTLGLEPGWGNTASRVCETLELFDRLLDAPEPAILEAFVSRVPAVFRVVLVSIHGWISQEDVLGRPETMGQVAYVLEQARSLENQLRQDIQLAGLDLLGIQPQVLILTRLIPNCEGTYCDLRLEKLEGTENSWILRVPFREFNPKVTQNWISRYEIWPYLETFAIDAEPELLAQLGGRPDLIIGNYSDGNLVAFLLTQRLQVTLCNIAHSLEKPKHLFSNLYWQDLEEQYHFSAQFTADVINMNAADFIITSSYHEIVGTPDALGQYESYKCFTMPQLYHVVDGINLFSPKFNLVPPGVDENIFFSYTEKEKRDENIRTKINELLFSSEQPQILGYLDDPNKRPICAVSYITSVKNTSGLAECFGKSEALQQHCNLILVTNKLNAAGATKPEEVEEIERIHNIINQYNLHGRVRWIGMRLKSPELGELYRAIADRQGIYVHFALFEPFGRTILEAMSSGLPSFVTEFGGAAELIEGEEDEFHLNPTDLEGTAKRILNFINQCNINPEHWHEISEGVIRRVHNRYNWQVHSKQLLLLSKIYRFWDFVTQENQEPLLRYVETLYHLVFKPKAETILEQHMQR from the coding sequence ATGCATGAACTGGTTCAGACTGTCTTAAACAGCGAAGAGAAAACCGCCCTACGTTATTTAATATCAGAGTTAAACGCTTTAGGTAAGCGTTACTTCCTCAGAAATGAGATTTTACAAGCTTTTGCTGAGTATTGCCACCAATCCCAAAAGCCTGCTTACTTTTTCCACTCTTCCTCTTTGGGTAGGTTAATTCACTATACCCATGAAATTCTTTTAGAAGATGACAGTGCATGGTTTTTGTTGCGCCCGAGAATTGCTTCTCAAGAAGTGTGGCGATTGTCAGAAAATATGAATAGCTTTGAGCAGATGCCTCCACAGGCATTGCTTGATGCACGCGATCGCTTTGTCAACCGCTACCAAAGTGAAATTCTCAATATAGATTTTGGCCCTTTTTACCGAGCTTTTCCCTCCATCGACGATCCGAGAAACATTGGTCAAGGTTTAGCTTTCCTCAACCGATATTTGTGCTCTCAAGTTGTAATTGACCGCCAGTATTGGTTTGAGGTATTGTATGAAGCATTATGCAGGCTAAGTTATAATGGTACACCACTACTAACTAGCGATCGCATTCGCTCAGGCACTCAATTATGCAAACAAATTAAGCAAGCCATTAAATTAATAAGAAAGCTACCTCCAGAAGAACCCTACGAAAATTTCCGCCAAAATTTGCAAACACTAGGCTTGGAACCAGGTTGGGGTAACACTGCATCACGAGTATGCGAAACCCTAGAGCTATTTGATCGCCTGCTTGATGCTCCCGAACCTGCTATTCTAGAAGCTTTTGTTTCTCGTGTTCCGGCAGTTTTTCGTGTAGTTCTGGTTTCGATTCACGGCTGGATCTCCCAAGAAGATGTGCTCGGAAGACCTGAGACAATGGGTCAAGTAGCTTATGTTCTTGAACAAGCTCGCAGTTTAGAAAACCAACTACGGCAAGATATTCAGCTTGCTGGTTTGGATCTACTGGGTATTCAACCCCAAGTTCTGATTCTTACCCGCCTGATTCCTAACTGCGAAGGAACCTATTGCGATCTACGTTTAGAAAAACTTGAGGGAACTGAAAACAGTTGGATCTTGCGCGTTCCCTTCCGGGAGTTTAATCCCAAAGTTACCCAGAATTGGATTTCTAGATACGAGATTTGGCCTTACCTAGAAACATTTGCCATTGATGCCGAACCAGAACTGTTGGCACAATTAGGAGGACGCCCAGATTTAATTATTGGTAACTACAGCGATGGTAATCTAGTTGCCTTTCTCCTCACACAACGGCTGCAAGTTACTCTGTGCAATATTGCTCACTCCCTAGAAAAGCCCAAGCATTTATTCAGTAACCTTTATTGGCAAGACTTAGAAGAGCAATACCACTTTAGCGCCCAATTCACAGCCGATGTCATCAACATGAATGCGGCTGATTTTATTATCACCTCATCTTACCACGAAATTGTCGGCACACCTGACGCTCTCGGTCAGTATGAGTCGTATAAATGTTTTACTATGCCCCAGTTGTATCATGTCGTTGATGGGATTAATTTGTTTAGTCCCAAATTCAATTTGGTACCGCCAGGGGTAGACGAAAACATCTTCTTTTCTTACACCGAAAAAGAAAAGCGTGATGAGAATATCCGCACCAAAATCAATGAGCTACTTTTTAGCAGCGAACAACCGCAAATTCTCGGTTATCTTGACGATCCCAACAAACGACCAATCTGCGCTGTATCTTACATTACCTCGGTAAAGAATACTTCTGGTTTAGCAGAGTGCTTTGGTAAAAGCGAGGCATTGCAACAGCATTGCAATTTGATTCTTGTTACCAACAAGTTAAATGCTGCTGGAGCTACAAAGCCAGAAGAAGTAGAAGAAATTGAAAGAATTCATAACATCATTAATCAGTATAATCTTCACGGTCGCGTCCGCTGGATTGGAATGCGCCTCAAGAGTCCGGAACTAGGGGAACTTTATCGAGCGATCGCAGATCGTCAAGGTATATACGTACATTTTGCTTTGTTTGAACCTTTTGGGAGAACCATTCTCGAAGCTATGAGTTCTGGTTTACCAAGCTTTGTCACTGAATTTGGTGGCGCGGCAGAATTGATTGAAGGTGAAGAAGATGAATTTCATCTCAATCCTACGGACTTAGAAGGAACAGCCAAGAGAATTTTGAATTTCATTAACCAGTGCAACATAAATCCCGAACACTGGCATGAAATCTCCGAAGGAGTTATCCGGCGAGTTCATAACAGGTATAACTGGCAAGTACACAGCAAGCAGTTATTACTACTTTCTAAAATCTATCGATTCTGGGACTTTGTTACCCAGGAAAACCAAGAACCCCTGCTTCGCTATGTAGAAACTTTATACCATCTAGTCTTTAAACCCAAAGCAGAAACAATCTTGGAACAGCATATGCAGCGATAG
- a CDS encoding response regulator, translating into MNILQVLNNLRLLVIDDDADTLELIRFIFEQYNAQVSSTVSTHEAFQVIRRWKPDILISDIAMPIEDGYSFIRKVRSLKQEEGQIPAIALTALATQEPLALNAGFSTYMVKPFNPDDLVKLVSNLALQKALTLSRNASD; encoded by the coding sequence ATGAATATTCTCCAAGTCCTAAACAATTTGCGACTGTTGGTGATAGATGATGATGCCGATACTCTTGAGTTAATCAGATTCATCTTTGAACAATACAATGCACAAGTCAGTTCAACGGTATCAACACATGAAGCCTTTCAGGTGATCCGGCGATGGAAACCGGATATATTAATTAGCGATATTGCCATGCCAATTGAGGATGGGTATTCTTTCATTCGCAAAGTCAGAAGTCTAAAACAAGAGGAAGGACAGATTCCAGCGATCGCTTTGACAGCATTGGCAACGCAAGAGCCACTAGCTCTGAATGCAGGATTCTCTACATATATGGTGAAACCATTTAATCCTGATGATTTGGTTAAACTTGTCTCAAATCTTGCTTTGCAAAAAGCATTAACCCTTAGTCGAAATGCATCTGACTAG
- the pstB gene encoding phosphate ABC transporter ATP-binding protein PstB — MNKLITAIKVKNLNFYYGKAKILTEVSMDIYQNQITAIIGPSGCGKSTFIKALNRMNELEGEIKVEGKVEFFTQNIYSRRVNLNRLRRQIGMVLPKPNLFPMSIYDNVAYGVKIAGWHPKQELDEIVESALKNATLWDEVKDKLHKSALGLSSGQQQRLCIARTLAVKPKILLMDEPTSGLDPIATIKIEELIHSLRSELTIVMVTRNTQQAARISDFTAFFGTDNNRIGRLIEFGATAQIFSNAVDERTRDYISGYLS, encoded by the coding sequence ATGAATAAATTAATTACTGCCATTAAAGTTAAAAACTTAAACTTTTATTATGGCAAAGCAAAGATTTTGACAGAAGTATCGATGGATATTTACCAAAATCAAATAACTGCAATAATTGGGCCAAGTGGGTGTGGTAAATCTACTTTCATTAAAGCTTTGAATCGAATGAATGAATTAGAAGGAGAAATAAAAGTTGAAGGTAAGGTAGAATTTTTCACTCAGAATATTTATAGTCGTCGTGTTAACCTGAATCGGTTACGTCGTCAAATCGGTATGGTATTGCCGAAGCCAAATCTCTTCCCAATGAGTATTTATGACAATGTGGCATATGGTGTAAAAATAGCAGGATGGCATCCAAAACAAGAATTAGATGAAATTGTTGAATCTGCTCTCAAGAATGCTACTTTGTGGGATGAGGTCAAAGATAAATTGCATAAATCTGCTCTAGGACTTTCGAGTGGACAGCAACAGCGACTATGCATTGCTCGTACCTTAGCAGTAAAGCCAAAAATTTTATTAATGGATGAACCAACATCAGGGCTTGATCCGATTGCAACTATTAAAATAGAGGAACTAATTCATAGTTTGCGCAGTGAGTTGACAATTGTGATGGTTACCCGCAACACACAACAAGCTGCTCGTATTTCTGATTTCACAGCTTTCTTTGGCACTGATAATAATCGTATTGGGCGATTAATTGAATTTGGAGCGACGGCTCAAATTTTTAGCAATGCTGTTGATGAGCGCACCCGTGACTATATTTCTGGATATCTAAGTTAG
- a CDS encoding PstS family phosphate ABC transporter substrate-binding protein, with amino-acid sequence MKTINLKFNSLTVLGVISLVAATFSVSVPAVYSQNQATINIDGSSTVFPITEAVAEEFQKAQKGKVRVTVGVSGTGGGFKKFCRGETDISNASRPILAKEIEACKAAGIRYIELPVAYDALTVVVNPQNTWAKNLTVAELKKIWEPEAQNKVSNWSQVRQGFPNAPLKLFGPGTNSGTFDYFTEAVVGKSKSSRGDFTASEDDNVLVQGVSRDKNALGYFGYAYYEENKDKLKAVAVNGVLPSETTVKNGTYNPLSRPIFIYVSSKSMDKPEVKQFVQYYLQNAGKFATEVKYVALPSSAYNTALNHFNNKRFGTVFGGKEAVGLKIEELLSREAQ; translated from the coding sequence GTGAAAACAATCAACTTGAAGTTCAACAGCTTGACTGTACTAGGTGTGATTTCACTGGTAGCAGCTACTTTTAGTGTATCAGTGCCTGCGGTTTACTCCCAAAACCAAGCGACAATTAACATTGATGGTTCCAGCACAGTCTTTCCTATTACCGAAGCAGTAGCAGAAGAGTTTCAAAAGGCACAAAAAGGAAAAGTTCGAGTTACTGTTGGTGTCTCTGGCACTGGCGGTGGCTTTAAGAAGTTTTGCCGGGGAGAAACTGATATTTCCAATGCTTCCCGTCCCATCCTTGCCAAGGAAATCGAAGCTTGTAAAGCAGCTGGTATTCGCTATATCGAGTTGCCAGTAGCTTATGATGCCTTAACTGTGGTTGTTAACCCCCAAAACACTTGGGCTAAGAATCTAACAGTTGCAGAATTAAAGAAAATCTGGGAACCAGAAGCACAAAACAAAGTAAGCAATTGGAGCCAAGTTCGCCAAGGTTTTCCCAATGCTCCTTTAAAGCTATTCGGCCCTGGTACAAACTCTGGAACCTTTGATTATTTTACTGAAGCCGTTGTAGGCAAATCAAAATCTAGCCGGGGTGATTTCACTGCTAGTGAAGATGACAACGTTTTAGTACAGGGTGTTAGCCGTGATAAAAATGCCCTTGGCTACTTTGGCTATGCCTACTATGAAGAAAATAAAGATAAACTGAAGGCAGTAGCAGTTAACGGTGTATTGCCATCAGAAACTACAGTGAAAAATGGCACTTATAATCCTCTGTCTCGCCCCATATTTATCTATGTCAGTTCCAAGAGCATGGATAAGCCAGAGGTGAAACAGTTTGTTCAATATTACTTGCAGAATGCAGGTAAATTTGCAACAGAAGTAAAGTATGTTGCTTTACCATCCTCGGCATACAACACTGCTTTAAACCACTTCAACAATAAGAGGTTTGGTACAGTATTTGGTGGCAAAGAGGCTGTTGGATTGAAAATTGAAGAACTACTAAGTCGTGAAGCTCAATAA
- the pstC gene encoding phosphate ABC transporter permease subunit PstC — MTVAKKTLLFSKPSAKVRRDLRERAVEIVLFLAALTSVATTIAILAILLYESILFFQKVPLWKFITDTQWTPLFDDKHYGILPLISGTLVTTVVALLVAVPIGTIAAIYLSEFAPVVVREVVKPALELLAGIPTVVYGYFALLFVTPLLQVFLPDLPGFNMLSAGIIIGIMIIPYVSSLSEDAMRAVPSYLREGSYATGATRLQTALRVVLPASISGISAAYILAISRAVGETMVVAIAAGGQPNLTWNPMEPAQTMTAYIVSVSLGDLPHGSLEYETIFAVGLTLLLITLSFNIIGHFLTKRYREIY; from the coding sequence ATGACTGTTGCCAAAAAAACTCTACTCTTTTCAAAACCCTCTGCCAAGGTAAGGCGTGATTTGCGAGAACGAGCAGTTGAAATTGTCTTGTTTCTTGCAGCATTAACTTCCGTGGCGACTACAATCGCAATCCTCGCTATCTTACTTTACGAATCCATACTTTTTTTTCAGAAAGTACCCTTGTGGAAGTTTATTACAGATACTCAATGGACACCTTTATTTGACGACAAACACTACGGAATTTTGCCGCTCATTTCAGGAACTTTGGTAACTACGGTGGTGGCATTGTTAGTAGCTGTGCCTATAGGAACAATCGCCGCCATTTATTTAAGTGAATTTGCGCCTGTTGTAGTGCGAGAAGTAGTAAAGCCAGCTTTAGAGTTACTGGCAGGCATTCCAACTGTGGTGTACGGTTACTTCGCACTGTTGTTTGTCACACCTTTATTGCAAGTATTTCTACCCGATTTACCTGGTTTTAATATGTTGAGCGCAGGGATAATCATAGGCATTATGATTATTCCTTATGTTAGTTCGCTCAGTGAAGATGCGATGCGTGCAGTTCCCAGTTATCTGCGCGAGGGTTCCTATGCAACAGGGGCTACCCGCTTGCAGACTGCTTTACGAGTAGTGCTACCAGCATCAATTTCTGGCATATCGGCGGCTTACATTTTAGCGATTTCTCGTGCTGTCGGCGAAACAATGGTAGTAGCGATCGCTGCTGGCGGGCAACCTAATTTAACTTGGAACCCAATGGAACCTGCCCAGACAATGACAGCCTACATCGTATCTGTGAGTCTTGGTGACTTACCGCATGGCAGTTTAGAGTACGAAACCATATTTGCAGTCGGACTAACTTTACTGCTGATTACTTTGAGCTTTAATATCATTGGTCATTTTCTCACCAAGCGCTATCGAGAAATTTATTAA
- the pstA gene encoding phosphate ABC transporter permease PstA, with amino-acid sequence MTSANIHKIRNIINRNKRAEFIFSIIGLLAMLTGIIALMVLVIDLISDGFPRLDWQFFTSFPSRKPEQAGIFSAWVGSILVMLVTASVAIPVGIASGIYLEEYAKKNWLSDLIEINVTNLAGVPSIIYGLLALGLFVYGLNLGQSILTAGLTLALLVLPVVIVTTREALRAVPGSIREAAYACGASKWQMIWDHVLRYSTGTILTGIIVALARAIGETAPLVTIGALTFIAFLPDPPIQGQFPYISFAWLLAPFTVLPIQMFDWVSRPQEEFQVNAAAAGVVLIALTLVMNAVAIYFRYRLRKNIKW; translated from the coding sequence ATGACATCTGCAAATATCCATAAGATTCGCAATATTATCAATCGCAACAAGCGAGCAGAATTTATTTTTAGCATCATCGGTTTATTGGCGATGCTAACTGGAATTATCGCCCTCATGGTACTGGTAATTGACTTAATTAGCGATGGTTTTCCTCGTCTAGACTGGCAATTTTTTACTTCATTTCCTAGTCGTAAACCAGAACAAGCAGGAATTTTTTCTGCTTGGGTGGGAAGTATTTTAGTAATGTTGGTAACGGCTTCAGTGGCAATTCCTGTCGGTATAGCCTCAGGAATTTACTTAGAAGAATACGCCAAAAAAAATTGGTTGTCAGATTTAATCGAAATTAATGTCACCAATTTAGCTGGTGTGCCATCAATCATTTATGGACTTTTGGCTTTAGGCTTATTTGTCTACGGATTAAATTTAGGGCAAAGCATTCTCACTGCTGGATTGACTTTAGCTCTATTGGTTTTACCAGTAGTCATTGTCACTACCCGTGAAGCTTTACGTGCAGTTCCCGGTAGTATTCGTGAAGCTGCTTATGCGTGTGGAGCAAGTAAGTGGCAGATGATTTGGGATCACGTCTTACGTTACTCAACAGGTACGATTCTAACTGGCATTATTGTCGCTTTGGCACGAGCTATTGGTGAAACCGCACCTTTGGTTACTATTGGTGCGCTCACTTTTATTGCCTTTCTACCAGATCCTCCCATTCAAGGACAATTTCCCTACATTTCTTTTGCATGGTTACTAGCTCCATTCACAGTTTTGCCAATTCAAATGTTTGATTGGGTATCTCGTCCTCAAGAAGAATTTCAGGTGAATGCAGCCGCAGCAGGAGTTGTGCTAATTGCCCTGACTTTAGTAATGAACGCTGTAGCAATTTATTTTCGTTATCGTCTACGTAAGAATATCAAATGGTAG
- the pstB gene encoding phosphate ABC transporter ATP-binding protein PstB, with translation MVETTSPTLEKRIKAAVNYLNFYYGGKVHALRDIMMPVYDKQVTALIGPSGCGKTTLLRCFNRMHDLYPGNKYRGEISLEPDGINLLDKKVDPIEVRMRIGMVFQRPNPFPKSIYENVAYGLRVRGENRRRIIDEKVEKALRSAALWNEVKDRLHDLGTNLSGGQQQRLCIARALATDPEIVLFDEPTSALDPIATTSIEELIEELKQQVTILIVTHSMQQAARVSDYTAFMYLGELVEFNKTEIIFNQPLKKQTADYVSGRFG, from the coding sequence ATGGTAGAAACAACATCTCCAACTCTTGAAAAACGCATCAAAGCTGCGGTGAATTATCTTAATTTCTACTATGGTGGTAAAGTCCACGCTCTTAGGGACATTATGATGCCAGTGTACGACAAACAAGTAACAGCACTAATTGGCCCTTCTGGATGTGGTAAGACTACATTACTACGCTGCTTCAATCGGATGCACGATCTCTATCCAGGTAATAAGTACCGGGGAGAAATTTCTTTAGAACCTGATGGAATTAATCTTTTGGATAAAAAAGTCGATCCGATAGAAGTTCGGATGCGGATAGGGATGGTATTTCAAAGACCAAATCCTTTTCCTAAATCAATTTATGAGAATGTTGCTTATGGTTTGAGGGTGCGGGGTGAAAATAGGCGTAGAATTATTGATGAGAAAGTAGAGAAAGCTCTGCGCAGTGCTGCCTTATGGAATGAAGTTAAAGACCGTTTGCACGATTTGGGTACTAACTTGTCTGGCGGACAACAACAACGATTGTGTATTGCTCGCGCTTTAGCTACAGATCCGGAAATTGTATTGTTTGATGAACCAACATCAGCCCTCGATCCGATCGCTACCACTAGCATTGAAGAGTTAATCGAGGAGTTAAAGCAACAGGTAACAATTTTGATTGTCACTCACAGTATGCAGCAAGCAGCACGCGTATCTGACTATACAGCTTTTATGTATTTAGGGGAATTGGTAGAATTTAATAAAACAGAGATTATTTTTAATCAGCCCTTGAAAAAACAAACAGCAGACTATGTAAGCGGGCGTTTTGGTTAA
- a CDS encoding Hsp20/alpha crystallin family protein produces the protein MMIRYYQPIRELENLKRQMDLVFDELSAKTTQTRDTSTAWTPAVELIDAGDSLILQIQLPGISAKNLDVQVTRDTVAIAGENQRQPHSENTNYLHSEFRYGKFQRVVNLPVAVQNDNVQADFHDGILTLTLPKVEEVRNRVVKINLG, from the coding sequence ATGATGATTCGTTACTACCAACCCATCCGTGAACTAGAAAACTTAAAGCGGCAAATGGATTTAGTATTTGACGAACTGTCAGCAAAAACTACTCAAACTAGGGATACATCAACAGCTTGGACTCCTGCTGTAGAGTTAATTGATGCAGGTGATAGCTTAATTTTACAAATACAATTACCTGGTATATCTGCAAAGAATTTAGATGTGCAAGTAACTCGTGATACTGTGGCGATCGCAGGAGAAAATCAGCGCCAACCTCACTCCGAAAATACTAACTACCTGCATTCAGAATTTCGCTATGGTAAGTTCCAACGAGTTGTGAATTTGCCAGTTGCTGTGCAGAATGATAATGTACAAGCAGACTTTCACGATGGTATTCTCACTCTTACTCTGCCTAAGGTTGAAGAAGTTCGCAATCGGGTTGTGAAGATTAACTTGGGCTAA